The following are encoded together in the Ktedonobacterales bacterium genome:
- the hutU gene encoding urocanate hydratase, producing the protein MPEETTRGAGAAEQPRTVRAPRGNTLSCKGWSQEAALRMLMNNLDPEVAERPQDLVVYGGSGKAARNWACFDAMVRSLRSLESDETLLVQSGKPVGIFRTHPYSPRVLIANSNLVPHWGNWDEFRRLEALGLTMYGQMTAGSWIYIGSQGIVQGTYETFAEAARQHFGGTLKGRFVLTAGLGGMGGAQPLAITMNEGVCLAVEVDPQHIQRRLATGYCDEMLTDLDAALARVDELTGRGEARSIGLVGNAAEIYPELARRGITPDLVTDQTSAHDILNGYIPAGLSVEQAAELRQSDPDEYQRRSLESINKHVLAMLDLQESGAVVFDYGNNIRGQALLAGNVHALDFPGFVPAFIRPLFCRGKGPFRWAALSGDPADIRRTDQLVLKLFPENEGLARWIRLAGEKIHFQGLPARICWLGYGERARLGLAFNELVRQGELKAPIVIGRDHLDSGSVASPYRETERMRDGSDAIADWPLLNALLNTASGASWVSIHHGGGVGIGYSLHAGMVVVADGTPDAANRLNRVLTNDPGTGVMRHVDAGYPEAIDFAREQGIQIPMLNQEG; encoded by the coding sequence ATGCCTGAAGAGACGACTCGCGGCGCAGGCGCAGCGGAGCAGCCGCGCACGGTTCGCGCGCCGCGCGGAAACACGCTCTCCTGCAAAGGCTGGAGCCAGGAAGCCGCCCTGCGCATGCTGATGAATAATCTCGACCCAGAGGTCGCCGAACGCCCCCAGGATTTGGTCGTCTATGGCGGCTCCGGCAAGGCTGCCCGCAACTGGGCCTGTTTCGACGCGATGGTGCGCTCGCTGCGCAGCCTGGAAAGCGACGAAACGCTGCTCGTCCAATCGGGCAAGCCCGTGGGCATCTTCCGCACCCATCCCTACTCCCCTCGCGTGCTGATTGCCAACTCCAATCTGGTGCCGCATTGGGGCAACTGGGACGAGTTTCGCCGCCTGGAAGCACTGGGGCTGACGATGTACGGCCAGATGACCGCTGGCTCGTGGATATATATCGGCTCGCAAGGCATCGTGCAGGGTACCTACGAAACCTTTGCCGAAGCCGCCCGCCAGCACTTCGGCGGCACGCTCAAAGGACGCTTTGTACTGACCGCCGGACTGGGCGGCATGGGTGGCGCGCAGCCACTCGCCATCACCATGAACGAGGGCGTCTGCCTGGCTGTCGAGGTGGACCCGCAGCATATCCAGCGGCGGCTGGCAACTGGCTACTGTGACGAGATGCTCACCGATCTGGACGCCGCGCTCGCGCGCGTGGACGAACTGACCGGGCGCGGCGAGGCACGCTCCATTGGGCTGGTCGGCAACGCGGCGGAAATCTATCCTGAACTGGCGCGGCGCGGCATCACGCCCGATCTGGTGACGGACCAGACCAGCGCCCACGACATCCTCAATGGCTATATTCCGGCAGGGCTGAGTGTCGAGCAGGCGGCAGAACTGCGCCAGAGCGATCCCGATGAGTACCAGCGCCGCTCGCTGGAATCAATAAACAAGCATGTATTGGCAATGCTGGACTTGCAGGAATCGGGCGCGGTGGTCTTTGACTACGGCAACAATATTCGCGGGCAGGCGCTGCTGGCGGGCAACGTTCACGCGCTCGATTTCCCCGGCTTCGTGCCTGCCTTCATTCGCCCGCTCTTTTGTCGAGGCAAGGGACCGTTCCGCTGGGCCGCGCTGTCGGGCGACCCCGCAGACATCCGGCGCACCGATCAACTCGTCCTCAAGCTCTTCCCCGAAAATGAAGGGCTGGCCCGCTGGATTCGCCTGGCAGGCGAAAAAATACACTTCCAGGGGCTGCCCGCGCGCATCTGCTGGCTGGGCTATGGGGAGCGCGCCCGGCTGGGCCTGGCCTTCAACGAACTGGTGCGCCAGGGCGAACTGAAAGCGCCCATCGTGATTGGCCGCGACCACCTGGACAGCGGCTCCGTCGCTTCGCCCTACCGCGAAACCGAGCGCATGCGCGACGGCTCCGACGCCATCGCCGACTGGCCTCTCCTGAACGCTTTGCTCAACACGGCTTCGGGGGCTTCGTGGGTTTCGATACATCACGGCGGCGGCGTCGGCATTGGCTATTCGCTGCACGCGGGGATGGTCGTCGTCGCCGATGGCACACCCGACGCAGCCAACCGGCTGAACCGCGTGCTGACTAACGACCCCGGTACCGGCGTGATGCGCCATGTAGACGCGGGCTATCCTGAAGCCATTGACTTTGCGCGCGAGCAAGGCATCCAGATTCCTATGCTCAACCAGGAGGGTTAG
- a CDS encoding alpha/beta fold hydrolase — translation MAQLKHIDIPASHGRLEGLLRLPEEAEDTPRLAAVVCHPHPLFGGTMHNKTVFRLATALNEVGIPTLRFNFRGVGLSTGTYDEGRGEQDDVRSALDEAQRLFPDVALCVAGFSFGAWTGLRVACADERVRQMVGVGVPAASLLVDTLANCAKPKLIVQGSLDQYAPEAQLRASFAAIPEPKRLEIIAGADHFLTNHLEELAQAVTRYFRPD, via the coding sequence ATGGCACAGTTGAAGCATATTGATATTCCCGCCTCGCATGGGCGATTGGAAGGGCTGCTGCGGCTGCCAGAGGAAGCAGAGGATACGCCGCGCCTGGCGGCGGTGGTCTGCCATCCCCATCCGCTGTTTGGGGGGACGATGCACAACAAGACGGTGTTTCGACTGGCGACGGCGCTCAACGAGGTGGGCATCCCCACGCTGCGCTTTAATTTTCGCGGCGTGGGCCTGAGTACCGGAACCTATGATGAGGGGCGCGGCGAGCAAGACGATGTGCGTTCGGCATTGGATGAAGCTCAGCGGCTCTTTCCCGACGTGGCGCTCTGCGTGGCGGGCTTCTCGTTTGGCGCGTGGACCGGGCTGCGCGTGGCCTGCGCCGACGAGCGCGTGCGCCAGATGGTGGGTGTCGGCGTGCCTGCCGCGTCGCTGCTTGTTGATACGCTGGCGAACTGCGCCAAACCCAAACTGATCGTGCAAGGTTCGCTCGATCAGTATGCGCCAGAAGCCCAGCTGCGGGCCAGTTTCGCGGCGATCCCTGAACCCAAGCGCCTTGAAATCATCGCGGGGGCAGACCATTTTCTCACCA